TCAACTTCTGACTGGCCAGCACCTACAGTCTCAACAATGATTATGTCTTTTCCGAATGCATCTAGTGCACGAACAGCATCAGATGTCGCTCGGGATAGTCCTCCCAGATGACCACGAGTACCCATGCTACGGACGAAAACTTTCTCATCGAGGGTATGTTTCTGCATCCGTATCCTATCACCAAGAAGTGCACCACCAGAAAATGGGCTTGAAGGATCTACACAGATTGTACCAATCGTTTTGTCTCTTTCACGATAAGTAGTAATCAATTTGTTGACAAGAGTGGATTTGCCAGAACCTGGAGGGCCAGTTATTCCAACAACATGAGCCTCACCCGTATGTCTATACAGTTGACTAAGGGCGTCGAGAGCAATTGGTTCTTCGTTTTCAATCAAGGTGATTAAACGTGCTAATGCTCGTTTCTTCCCGTTCAGGACGCCTTCAACCAACTTGTTAGCAGACAACCAGCGTACCTCCTCAATGCTTCAATGGGCTATACATGTGACCGAATATACTCGACAATTTCACCCAGTGGAGTGCCTGGTCCAAATATCTCAGCAATTCCCGCTTCCTTCAATCCGGATATGTCATCTTCAGGAATAATGCCTCCACCGATGACCAATATATCATCAGCACCTTTCTCTCGCAGAAGCTCGGTGACTTTGGGGAAAAGCGCATTATGAGCCCCACTCAGGATACTTAGTCCTATACAGTCAACGTCTTCTTGTAGAGCGGATTCAACAATCATTTCGGGTGTTTGACGGAGGCCGGTGTATATGACCTCCATACCAGCATCTCGTAAGGCTCTTGCAACTACTTTAGCCCCTCGGTCATGACCGTCTAGGCCGGGCTTCGCTATGAGCACGCGTATTTTTCGTGAATTCAAGGAATCTACCTCTCAGGTCAACGTCAGAAACGACAGACACTGAAACACGGATATAAAGGCTTTCAATCGAATTGATGCAAACTCCTATCAACAAAGCAAAAGTTAAACCGTAGGCGGCTATCCGGAATAATCATGCCCCTTTTTGCCGACCTTTGCCTTATGAATGCCCATGTAATCACCGTTGTCCCGGATACTCCTACTGGAGAAGCTATTGCCATCAAGGGCAACAGGATACTAGCTGTAGGTTCAAATGAAGAAATCGAGAAACTAATCGGAAAAGATACCAAGACTCTGAATATCCAAGGATACAATGTGATTCCCGGCTTAATCGATTCGCATATGCACCCGGGTATGTATGGTATTGCCAAGACGGGGGTTGGTTGTGATACCTCGTCAATGACTGAATTGCTTGAAAGGATAAATAGGAGAGCTAGTGAAACACCATCAGGGGAATGGGTAATTGGTTTTGGTCTTGATGATGTAAGACTCGGTCGATATCCCTCGTTGAGGGAGTTTGATGAAGCTTCGCCAGAGAATCCACTCTACATTGAGCGCCGGGATGCACATATTGGCATAGCCAATAGTTTAGCACTCGAACGTGCAGGCATTGATGAGAGTACCCCTGACCCACCACATGGCAAAATCGACAGAGATGCAAATGGCAAACCTACAGGCGTTCTGAGAGAATCAGCAAAGGACCTAGTCTACGAGAAGACTCCTGAGCCAACTCTGGAGGATTACAAGAAGGGTCTAGAGCTGGTAATGAAGGAATTTTTGACATTGGGTATTACCACTATACATGCCTCAATGACCGGAGCCAAGGAATTCAGAGCGTTCCAAGAATTGCGGCAAGAAGGACGGCTCCCACTACGAGTTTGCATTCATATGTCGGGAGATGATGAAGGTATTCTCGAAGCTCTTATTGCCACTGGAGTTCAGACGCCTTTTGGTGATGACTGGCTGAAAATCACGGAGATTGAGTGGATTTTCGATACGAGTACAAGTGGACGTACTGCTGCATATTATGAGCCATATATTGGTGAACCGGATAATACAGGTATTTTGCTCTACGATCAGGATGATATAACAGAGAGAGTGAAGAAAGCACATGATGCCGGTCTTAGAGTTGGGCTTGACGGAATCGGTGACAGGGGAATAGACAGGGCACTAGATGCCATTGAGGCAGCGTTAGAAGAGCATCCACGAGATGACCACCGCCATAGGATAGAGCATTGCTGCTATGCCACACCTGCAATTCAATCTAGACTAAAAGAACTTGGAGTAATCAATGCTTCAGCAACTGGTTTTCTTCATGACTTGGGTGATGCCTATCAAGCCAATAGAGGAGAGGATGCGATGCAGTGGATGTGGCCCCATCGATCGCTCATAGACAAGGGTATTCCCGCCCCAGGCCACAGTGATTGCCCCATATGTTCACCTAATCCGTGGCTAGGAATCTACGGTATGGTGACACGGAAAACCAGTAGTAAGCAAGTTCTTCACGCCGAAGAGGGGGTCACCCCACTAGAGGCCATTAGGGCATATACCCAACTTGGAGCATATTCAGCATGGGAAGAAAAAGAAAAGGGAACCATTGAAGCGGGCAAACTAGCAGACATTGTTGTTATTGATAAGAATCCATTGGAAATTCCAGAAGATGAACTGAAAACGACTAAGACACTCCTGACTATCGTAGGTGGAAAGGTTGCATACGATGGACTCCAATAATGGTAGATTCTAATTCTACGAGATGTGTCCTAACTGGTCCAAATAGTAATAGCGACCATTTCTGTCTATTCTACTTATATCTAAAAGTAGAGAATATCCATAAAGAGGAATTACGATTTTTAGGGCAGTCTTTAGAAAATCAAGCGCTAATCTGAGGTGCCTTTAGAGTTATTAGGGTTCATTTCTTAGAAAATTATAGAGTGAACTTTGATGGCCGCAGAACGTGAAGATTTCACAGAGTATGATTACTATTCAGAAGCGAAAGTGTTAGAAGAAAAAGGCGAAGAGGAGAAGGCACTTGAGGCCTATCAAAAGTCTGTCGATTTGGATCCTGAATACGCCGAAGCATGGTTCTACAAAGCGAAACTGCACCACAAACTAGGACAAGAAAAAGAAGCAATCGAATGTGCAAAGAAAGCACTAGAAATAGAGCCAAGCTGGGAAAAGCACGTCCAAAAGTTTCTGCCTGACCTGACTGCGTAGGTAACTACTCAAGAGCAGCAGATGCCTCGGGGTACAGTAGCACGTAGACAGCCTGTTCAAGTGTGAGAATCTGCCTATCTACCCACTGCATGACCATTTCCACGTTTTCCTGCGAGGATATTTTCTCAAGGGCTTCCAAAGTTGGTTTTCGGCACTCCGGATACTCAAGTAGGGCCTCAATTGTTTGGACAAGAATCATTTGCCTGACATCTGAACCAGTCTGGGTGAGCCAATACAGGATATTCCTTTGATTCGCATTCTCAACGTTTGTTCTCGCGGCTGCCTCATGGAGGGCTTCTGATATCTGATTTCCTGCTTCACCTTCTTGCATGTCTTCTAATTCACTCTTGATTATTGTCACCAAAGCTTCTGTGACCTCCGGATCACATAAGAGCATGTCAACAAGGTCTGTTCGAGCCTTCATGGGACCACCAGAGCCGTTTTCTTGGGTCAAGCAATCACTTCCTATACTGTGTTCTTAGCTTATATGCACTTGAGCGGGTTACTATTTATTGTTTGTTCGGTTATAGGGCATGTTAAATGTGACTTCTAGGAAGATATGAAGGAAAAATCGGGGATAGATTCCTTAGATCAGTTCTTTTAATTCACTGAATGAGTTGATAACAAAGGTTGGTTCCACACCGTATTCTCTCAGGTTCTCTTCGAGCACATCCTCTCTGTTGTTTATCCAAACAACTGCAAGTCCAGCTCGAATCGCTCCAACAACATCGGCGTAAAATTCGTCCCCTATGTAAAGCGTATTTGTTTCACTTACGCCCAACTTCGCTAGGGCAAATTCAAATGGGTCAGGCATGGGTTTGAAAGCATTATAGTCACTGCTGTCAGCAATAACAGAGAAGTAGTGGTCGAGATTCAAATTGGAGAGAATCCTTTTTGCGTTACCCTGAAATGAATTCGTGATAACACCGAGTTCGATACCCTTCTTGTTCAAAGAGTCAATAATGTCTCTGAGGCCGTCTGTGGGACTAGCATACTCGATATGAAATTCTCTGAACATATCAAGACCGTTCCGTAAAATCTCATCTACCGGTTCGATGTGGAATTCCTTAAGAGAGACAATTAGTGCATCTCGTACACAATCGATAGGACGTTTGAATTTTCCACCACTTGCTATTTTAGAAATCTCATTATGGTACGTTTCGACTAGCACAGCGATAAAATCCTCAAGAATCTCAGTCCATTTGTTAGTTGACTGACGTAGAATCCACTTGCTTGCATCCACTGCATAGATACCTGTGTCCAATATGGTCGAGTCGAGGTCGAACAATATGGCGTTGTATCTTTCGAGTCTGAATTCCGACAAACGCACATCAGTCTCCAGTTATTAGTCTCTTGACGGTGCACCCTTGCCTAGGTAGATACCGTTCGGATCGAGCCGGTGCATAATATCGATTTGTTCCTGTGTAGGTTCTTCTGTTACAGGCACATCGCTAGGAACTATCAAATCGAACATGACGTTTTCTAGGACTTTATCGACAGTGTAGCCCGGGTGGACTGATTTCAGTCTTATTTTCAGAGTATTCGGATCAAAATCCATCTGACACATATCCGTGATAACAACTTCAGGCCCCCCACCAACCAAGGACCACTTTTCACGTGAGCCAGGACCTTCAAGATAGCCAGGGCTTGTCATGTAATCTAACTCCTTGACGAACTTGCGCTTGTCATGTGTCATCATAATGACTATTCGTTTAGCTGAGGACGCGATATCATTACCGCCTCCACTACCAGGCAACTTCACCTTCGGCTTATCATAAGGCCCAATGTAACTGGTATTCAGATTCCCATACTCGTCTATCTGAGCAGCACCTAGGAAACCTACATCCACTCTACCTGCTTGTAGAATGAAGCCAAGGGTTTCTATGAGGCCGATAGATGCAGAGCTTCCGTAATGATAGCGAGAATCAGCAACCGAGAGAGGGACATTTCGGGGTCTAGCATCTATGAAACCAGCTTCCGAAATAAGCTTCATTTTTGGAGCGTGTGTCTCCTTTGCAAGAAGAGCCGCGAGAAGTGGTAAGCCGGTACCACCAAACACAAATTCTCCGTCCCGTACTTGTCGAGAAGCGCATGCTGCAAGGAATTCGATTCTAGTATATTCAACCATCTTAGTACCCCCATGGTTTTTTGGCTTTTAGCTCCATGAGACGATCCCATCCCACGAGATTCAGATATTCCATATGATTTTCCACGCCCAGTATGTATTTCTCCAAATATTCCTGCCATCCTTCTTCCGTTTTGCTCATTTTGTGGAACAACTGCAGAAATTCCAAATCGTAGTCGTAGTAATTATGGCACTGCATCGGATGGGCAGCAAATGGAAGGATTACCACGTGGTCTACATACATTGATGGGATATTTGTTCGGTCTGGGGAAGCCCTAACCTCTGGCTCATCAATCAGCTCTTCAGCCAGAACAATCAGTTTCTTGCCGCACCTTGAGCCCTCTATGTCCTCTCCCACAATCCCATCGATTTGTGCATTGCCAGTTCTGTCTACACGTTGAACATGCACGATACTGAAATCTGGTTGCAAAGATGGAACAAGGCAAATCTTCTCACCCGTAAAAGGGCAATCAATAACTGCGAGTTTTTTATCACCACGATAGCGGGACAATCGCACCATATCGGTACCCATAAGACTCCGAATGGGCATGAAAGGAACGTTTAGAGCCCCACCATAGAATCGTAATGCCATTGCAAGATTGCTATAATCCTCAACTTCTACGGCACCCTCAGCCACACGCCTCCGCATGTTATAGCCCAATCCAAGAGCCTCAATGGCCTCAAAAGCAATCTCGAATCTGTTGGCTACACCAGCACCAGCCATGACCTCTAAGTCAACTTCCGAACCGCATGTGTGGATTGTGATGTTACGCTTCTTTTGACGTACTAATTCGTAGGCAAACGCAATGGGCGGGCGTTGGTATCCGAAACCGCCCCAAAACATGTCTGAGCCGTCTGGAACCTTCTTGGCCGCCTCTTCTAGCGTTAGCCGCTTATCTTCAATTTCAGGTTCTGTCATCATCTCACCCAATTTGCACTAGCGAATATCTTGCTCCATTACGGAGTCGACCTTTTATCTCTGACCCTCAGCTGCCCGAAGTCTGTTCCAAGAAAGGCTTGTTACCTGTCAATATGACGCACGTAGAAACTCTATATACCGGGAAACAGCAACCATATATTATGTCAATCGTGAATCGTATCAAGGATGCAGATTTTCCAAACAAGATAGGGTTCGTGGCACCCATCATTTCTTTATCTTGTATAGGGGTAGCGATTCTACTTTCTCCAAATTTTACATGGATCGGAAACGCATTGAGCGATCTAGGACACTATACAAGAACGGATTTGGGACCATACCAACTCTATGCAGCAATGATATTCAATGTGGGACTGACACTAACAGGCTTGCTTATGCTGTACTTCACGATACATTTGTTACAACAGATAAAAGAACCTGCAACGAAAATCGCTCTGGCCATATTCTCTGTTTCGTGTATCTTCTTGACCGCAATTGGTGTATTCTCTGAGAATTTTAGTCCAACTCATTTTATTGTCTCTGTCGGTTTCTTCCTTACCTTCCCATTTGCAATGTGGGCGGTCGGAATTGGCTGGTTACGCTTCCCTCGGACAAGAGTATTTGCTATCATTTCGCTTCTATTGCCATTCCTCTCCGTATATTTGTGGACTCAAACGTGGGATGGAGTAGCTATACCCGAAATCGTGACGGCACTATCTGCCATACTGTGGATTTGGGGAGTAGACTGGCTACACATATCTGGCGCATTGTCAGAATTTGAAAAAAGTAGCTGACTTTGAGTTAGAACCGGCAAATGTCGAAGTCTTAACTTGTTGGAGAGCGAAGTTTTTTTATTATTGTTCCAATTGATTATTTGATTGGAGAAAAATAAGATGGCAAAACAAACTAATAGAGTAGGCGAAATTCTGGCTATCCTTGGAGGCCTCCTTGGGCTATTATATGGAATTCTGGATGTCCTAGGTTGGGGATTTGCTATACTTCCTGGTTTAGGTCTAGGTCTGGGAGGTATTCTCGGTTCGATAATAATAGGAATCATAGTTATTATAATCTCTCTTGTCATATTGGCGACAAGTGGAGTAGTAAATATCCCCATGCTGAAAATGGGGCAGAGCGGGATAATCATGATAGTCCTGGGGATCCTTCTCTACATTTTCGGCGCCGGTTTACCAGGAATTCTCGTCATCATCGGCGCTATCTTAATGCTGTTGTAGAGAAACTGTCATTCATACCCTTGGTCAATGGGTCAAGGGTATGAATGCTCCTGTCTTTTCTTTTCATCCAAAGGCAGAATCACTGCCGCTATGGGCCGCATCACTGTTCACTGAACGATGACTGGCTCTATGATCAATCCACAAGATGAATTCAGATGAGTCTGTCCATCAATTCCAGAAGTTCTACAACTTCAAGCTTTGAGCCAATTGCTGACAGGTCTTCTCCTGTTTCCTCCTCTTCTTCCCGCAGTGCCTTTATCGCATCCTGAAAATTTGTTATACAAAATGGGCAGGATGTCATTAACACATCGGCACCGGTTGAAGCTGCCTCTTTGACGCGTTCCTTGGCTGTAGCAAGTGCCATTTCGGGGAATTGGGTTTTCACGCCTCCTCCAGCACCGCAACAGAAGCTGTCTCCCTTGATTCGATACATCTCACGGAAATCAATTCCAGGAATAGCCCGGAGCACCTCTCGGGGTCGCTCATACCAAGCCTCTTTTGCTTTGGCAGCTTTCCTGCTGTCTATGAGCCAGTTATCAGACTCATCGAGAACTCGTTTTTCTATGTCCAAGCCAATATGCCGTATGGTGTGGCAGGGATCGTGCCAAGTGACTTTCTTGTTGTACGGAGTTTCTATTTCTAGCTCACCGTCTTGAATCATATCATGAACGATATCAAGAGTGTGTGCAACCTTGAAAGGTAGGGGTTCTCCGCTTTGCTTAGGATAGTCTACACGAAAAGTCCGATAACAACCTGCACACGAGAAGGCCACTAGATCGAAATCCTTGAACATCCCTAGGTTTTCGTTCATGACCTTCTTGAAGGTGTCTTTCTGACCAGTCCGTAGAATTGGTGAACCACAGCATACTTCATCTGAAAGAACGGTGAAGTTGATACCAAGCTTCTCCAAGATGCTGGCAGTATGCTTGGCGATGTCCTGTTGTCTATAGGCCCCGGTACAACCCACGTAGTAGGCGACCTCAGCATCCTTAAAGTCAACCTCTCCGTCATACCAAGCGATGCGCTCTTCTCTAGCTTCATTGTACGGATTGCGTTTGTCTTCTTCCAGAACACGGTCATTGATGACCTTGTGACGTTTGAGTGGTTCAACGCCGTCCTCGATTATCGCGGCGCGAAGCTCCTCGATAACGTCCACTGTGTCGATATAGTTCTCGCACTGCTCTCCACAGAGGCCACATGTTGTACAGGCCTCCATGATCTCCAGCATCTCTTGGCTAGGCTCCAAGTCTCCTTCAAGATATGCTCGGGCCATCCACATCTTTCCGCTGTTGTAGTAACCTTCCCAACCATAGAAATTGCCACCAGGACATGAGAGCATCATTCCAGTGTAATCCTCGGTTTCCCCTTCTCTGTCAGGTTCATCTGCATAGGCGTACTGACAGGCACGACAGTGAATACATCGTGCGTTTATGTCTCGTAGTTCCTCCAAGCTAGTCATGGATATTCATCCTCCTTTCGATAGTTACTTTTTGAAACTTATGTTCTGTCATGATTTCATTCCTCCATAGGATTTGGCAAATCAGTTACAGTTCCCCAGGGTATAGCTAGGCGACCCGGGTGCAGAATCAGATTCGGATCAAGCACCTTGCGGAATTTCACCAGCATCTTGTAGTAGTCCTTCGCCTTGCTGAAGGTCTCAGGGGCATGAACAAACGGGTCAGGCCTGTAATTAATCCACCCCTGCTTCAGGAAGCTCTTGGTCGTCTCAAGATTAAACTGCCTTATTTTGTCATAGATGCCTTCCTCGGTGCTATCAAAGCAGAGAATTGGCATGACGATCGCTTGTCTGGCATGATCAATGGAGGCAACCCACATTGTCGGTGGAAAGCCATATTCTTCCATCTTGGCGCAATACTCCTCCATCATCCTTGGAGCTTCAAGCCAGGGTGTGTACCAAGTAATGAAGAGGAAGCCCGCCTGATACAGGCCATACGGAACGGCTATCAGATTCGGTTTCTTCAAGCGAGAAGCAATCTGTTTTGGATGAAGGTCCTGCTTTGGACACTTGGTGTTTTCTCTAAGCTCGTAATCCTTGTATATTTCATCAATCCGCTCCAAAGTGAAATTGAGCTCCTCTTCGGAATGCGCCCAGATTTCAGTATTCATCCAGTATTCATCTATGCCAATCTTGTCATAGAACTTGTAATCCTGTGGAATGTTGCCCTTTGGCCACCTTGTCATTACAAGCGGCCAGTTACCACCCTGTACCATAACCGTATTGTCAGAGATACCCATCTCATGCTTGGCTATCTCCCACACTGGTTCGACAATGTGATCCCAGCTATCGCCGCCGTATGCTACGATTGTTTTGTGGTGCGGATGTGGAACAATCTTTACAGCAGCCTTGGTAACGATACCCATTGAACCTTGAGAACCCAAGAAAAGACCATCAGGATTGGGACCAATACCCCACCTGTAGAATGCCTTGGCTCCATCAAGAGCCCAAGAGCCGGTCTTGAAAATCTGGCCATCTGGCAGTACAACTTCTAAGCCCATAATCATGTCTGCTTGTGGTCCATATCTCGCGGTAACAAGAGAGAATCCTCGTTCAATCGCATCACCAAGAATCGTTGCTCCAGGTGGTGCTCCATCTGGGATGGGCGGTGCCCACTCGGGCCACTTTTTCTTGAAGATTCTCCATGCATCACCACATTTGACGCCAGGTTCAACCACCATAACGCGGTTCTCCGGGTCAACTTCCATGCGATTCATGCGAGCCATATCCATCAAAATCCCTCCAGGTTCTATTGCTGGAAGGGCGAACCCACCACTTAAGCCGCCTGCTGCAGGCGTTACTGGACTCAGGTTATCATTGGCTACTTGCAGAACCCCAGCGACTTCTTCAACATTTGCCGGTCGGACGATTACTTCGGGCAGTTCTGCTTCTAAACCCATGATTCCCTTTGCCATGTAACTGTAGCGCAACGGTTCGCTATCTGTGACATATTCCTCGCCGCATATGGATTCCAACTTCTTAACTTCTGCATCAGTTATTTTGTTGTATTCAGTCATCTATTCAAAGTCTCCATCGCCACGCGTTTTGTCCATAGTGTGATTTGAGAAATAAGGCACGCAATAAATAGGCATCGCATTTTGGGTACCTGTCATGATGAAATCTCACTGGGTAATTGGAAACGTGGGACGAATCTGTGCTAGCGCAGCCATTGCAAGGAGCAGCAGGCAATAGAATCCTCAACAATGAAGCTTAATTCCTGCCGTTCCACTCTCCTGATATAGGTGAGTTTGTTTGTCTGATGAGTCTGACAAGAATATTCCCAATATGGTAACTGATTTACCCGGCGAAAAATCAGCCGAGTTCGTTAAAATGGCTGAGAAATATGTCCCAAAGGGATTGTATACAGTCACTCCCGCATTCATTTCAGAGAGTAGAGGAGCAATAATAGAGGATCTAGATGGCAACCGCTACATAGATTTCGCGACAGGAATCGCTTCTCTCAATGTTGGCCATAGGCCGCCTAAGGTAATGGAAGCAATCCAAAAGCAGCTGGATAAGTATCTACATGCTTGCTACCACGTAACACCATATGCGCCCTATGTCGAGATGGCGAAGCAACTGGTCGAGCTTGCCCCAGGTGATTTTAGCAAGAAAGCTCTCTTTCTGAATAGTGGTGCTGAGGCAGTCGAAAATGCAGTCAAAATAGCAATCAATCATACTCAACGCCCACGGATTATAGCATTTGGCTACGCGTTTCATGGAAGGACCCGACTCGCAATGGGACTGACAGCTAGCGTCCAACCCTACAAGAAAGGTTTTGGAGTTCTCGATCGAAACATCTTCAGAACGCCCTATGCGTATTGTTACAGATGCCCGTTTGGATGTGAATATCCTGACTGTGGCCTTCAATGCTTAAAGTTCCTCGAAGACAATCTGGAACTCCATGTTTCACCAAGTCAAATTGCTGCCATGATGGTTGAACCTATTCAAGGTGAGGGGGGTTTTGTAGTTCCACCAGAGGGTTTCCTAAGCGGTCTTAGACGCATATGCGATGAACATAATATCGTCATGATTGCTGACGAAATCCAAACAGGTTTGGGCAGAGCAGGGAAAATGTTTGCAATAGATCACTTTGATGTTGTACCCGATGTAATCACACTCGCGAAAACACTAGGTGGTGGACTTCCACTCTCTGCGGTCATCAGCAAGACAGATATTGTAGAGTCGGTTCATGAAGGTGGTCTAGGAACTACCTTCGGTGGCAATCCAGTCAGCTTGGTAGCTGGGATGGAAACGGTCAAGATTGCACAAGAGAACCTTGATCATGCCAACGAGATGGGAGAAGTTATACAGAAACGGTTTGATGAGTGGTATGACAAATACGAGTTCATAGGTGATACCAGAGGGCTCGGCATGATGAGGGCCATTGAGCTGGTTAAGGATAGAAGCTCAAAGGAGCCTGCAAAAGGCCTACGAAGCGAAATCCTAGCTGAGTGTCACAAGAATGGACTCATAGTCATCGGGGCCGGACCGCATAAGAATGTCATACGCTTTCTTCCTGCTATCAACATTGATGAAGAAATCCTCGATAAGGGGCTAGATATCATCGAAGATGCTTTGCAAGAAGTTTCTTAGTCAACATACTGGCAAGCCATTGAGGCTGATAAGATGGGGGTAATCAATCCCCCCGCCTCTTCTTATTTCTTAGAAACGACTCATATTTTTGGTTCTACATACAAGCCCTCGAAACCAGCTTGATATTTACACGAGGGGGGTTTCACAATCCTAGAGTAGAAAGAACGTAGTCAATGGGGGCTAGCTAGAGTAAAGATTTGTTTGGGAAGCTAGCCACTCAGATATCCAGTTGGTTTGAAGCCTGTCGAGTAAATGCAAAAAGGGTGACCAGCAGAAAAACTGACATCACCAGAATAGCCGAATATACACTCCTCATACCAGATACAAAGAACGGTTCATAGAATGTCGGAACAACCGCATTTCCCACAAACATGGAGAAAGTCAATAGACCGGCAAGAGTCCCTCTCCGTCCGGGAGACAATTTCTGGCTCGTGGCCAACACCACAGGCGAAAGAGAGCCAGCAG
This DNA window, taken from Candidatus Thorarchaeota archaeon, encodes the following:
- a CDS encoding cobalamin B12-binding domain-containing protein, whose product is MNSRKIRVLIAKPGLDGHDRGAKVVARALRDAGMEVIYTGLRQTPEMIVESALQEDVDCIGLSILSGAHNALFPKVTELLREKGADDILVIGGGIIPEDDISGLKEAGIAEIFGPGTPLGEIVEYIRSHV
- a CDS encoding amidohydrolase is translated as MPLFADLCLMNAHVITVVPDTPTGEAIAIKGNRILAVGSNEEIEKLIGKDTKTLNIQGYNVIPGLIDSHMHPGMYGIAKTGVGCDTSSMTELLERINRRASETPSGEWVIGFGLDDVRLGRYPSLREFDEASPENPLYIERRDAHIGIANSLALERAGIDESTPDPPHGKIDRDANGKPTGVLRESAKDLVYEKTPEPTLEDYKKGLELVMKEFLTLGITTIHASMTGAKEFRAFQELRQEGRLPLRVCIHMSGDDEGILEALIATGVQTPFGDDWLKITEIEWIFDTSTSGRTAAYYEPYIGEPDNTGILLYDQDDITERVKKAHDAGLRVGLDGIGDRGIDRALDAIEAALEEHPRDDHRHRIEHCCYATPAIQSRLKELGVINASATGFLHDLGDAYQANRGEDAMQWMWPHRSLIDKGIPAPGHSDCPICSPNPWLGIYGMVTRKTSSKQVLHAEEGVTPLEAIRAYTQLGAYSAWEEKEKGTIEAGKLADIVVIDKNPLEIPEDELKTTKTLLTIVGGKVAYDGLQ
- a CDS encoding tetratricopeptide repeat protein, producing MAAEREDFTEYDYYSEAKVLEEKGEEEKALEAYQKSVDLDPEYAEAWFYKAKLHHKLGQEKEAIECAKKALEIEPSWEKHVQKFLPDLTA
- a CDS encoding HAD family hydrolase — its product is MSEFRLERYNAILFDLDSTILDTGIYAVDASKWILRQSTNKWTEILEDFIAVLVETYHNEISKIASGGKFKRPIDCVRDALIVSLKEFHIEPVDEILRNGLDMFREFHIEYASPTDGLRDIIDSLNKKGIELGVITNSFQGNAKRILSNLNLDHYFSVIADSSDYNAFKPMPDPFEFALAKLGVSETNTLYIGDEFYADVVGAIRAGLAVVWINNREDVLEENLREYGVEPTFVINSFSELKELI
- a CDS encoding CoA transferase subunit A, which translates into the protein MTEPEIEDKRLTLEEAAKKVPDGSDMFWGGFGYQRPPIAFAYELVRQKKRNITIHTCGSEVDLEVMAGAGVANRFEIAFEAIEALGLGYNMRRRVAEGAVEVEDYSNLAMALRFYGGALNVPFMPIRSLMGTDMVRLSRYRGDKKLAVIDCPFTGEKICLVPSLQPDFSIVHVQRVDRTGNAQIDGIVGEDIEGSRCGKKLIVLAEELIDEPEVRASPDRTNIPSMYVDHVVILPFAAHPMQCHNYYDYDLEFLQLFHKMSKTEEGWQEYLEKYILGVENHMEYLNLVGWDRLMELKAKKPWGY
- a CDS encoding DUF998 domain-containing protein, with protein sequence MTHVETLYTGKQQPYIMSIVNRIKDADFPNKIGFVAPIISLSCIGVAILLSPNFTWIGNALSDLGHYTRTDLGPYQLYAAMIFNVGLTLTGLLMLYFTIHLLQQIKEPATKIALAIFSVSCIFLTAIGVFSENFSPTHFIVSVGFFLTFPFAMWAVGIGWLRFPRTRVFAIISLLLPFLSVYLWTQTWDGVAIPEIVTALSAILWIWGVDWLHISGALSEFEKSS
- a CDS encoding 4Fe-4S dicluster domain-containing protein, producing the protein MTSLEELRDINARCIHCRACQYAYADEPDREGETEDYTGMMLSCPGGNFYGWEGYYNSGKMWMARAYLEGDLEPSQEMLEIMEACTTCGLCGEQCENYIDTVDVIEELRAAIIEDGVEPLKRHKVINDRVLEEDKRNPYNEAREERIAWYDGEVDFKDAEVAYYVGCTGAYRQQDIAKHTASILEKLGINFTVLSDEVCCGSPILRTGQKDTFKKVMNENLGMFKDFDLVAFSCAGCYRTFRVDYPKQSGEPLPFKVAHTLDIVHDMIQDGELEIETPYNKKVTWHDPCHTIRHIGLDIEKRVLDESDNWLIDSRKAAKAKEAWYERPREVLRAIPGIDFREMYRIKGDSFCCGAGGGVKTQFPEMALATAKERVKEAASTGADVLMTSCPFCITNFQDAIKALREEEEETGEDLSAIGSKLEVVELLELMDRLI
- a CDS encoding FAD-binding oxidoreductase; amino-acid sequence: MTEYNKITDAEVKKLESICGEEYVTDSEPLRYSYMAKGIMGLEAELPEVIVRPANVEEVAGVLQVANDNLSPVTPAAGGLSGGFALPAIEPGGILMDMARMNRMEVDPENRVMVVEPGVKCGDAWRIFKKKWPEWAPPIPDGAPPGATILGDAIERGFSLVTARYGPQADMIMGLEVVLPDGQIFKTGSWALDGAKAFYRWGIGPNPDGLFLGSQGSMGIVTKAAVKIVPHPHHKTIVAYGGDSWDHIVEPVWEIAKHEMGISDNTVMVQGGNWPLVMTRWPKGNIPQDYKFYDKIGIDEYWMNTEIWAHSEEELNFTLERIDEIYKDYELRENTKCPKQDLHPKQIASRLKKPNLIAVPYGLYQAGFLFITWYTPWLEAPRMMEEYCAKMEEYGFPPTMWVASIDHARQAIVMPILCFDSTEEGIYDKIRQFNLETTKSFLKQGWINYRPDPFVHAPETFSKAKDYYKMLVKFRKVLDPNLILHPGRLAIPWGTVTDLPNPMEE
- a CDS encoding aspartate aminotransferase family protein, with product MSDESDKNIPNMVTDLPGEKSAEFVKMAEKYVPKGLYTVTPAFISESRGAIIEDLDGNRYIDFATGIASLNVGHRPPKVMEAIQKQLDKYLHACYHVTPYAPYVEMAKQLVELAPGDFSKKALFLNSGAEAVENAVKIAINHTQRPRIIAFGYAFHGRTRLAMGLTASVQPYKKGFGVLDRNIFRTPYAYCYRCPFGCEYPDCGLQCLKFLEDNLELHVSPSQIAAMMVEPIQGEGGFVVPPEGFLSGLRRICDEHNIVMIADEIQTGLGRAGKMFAIDHFDVVPDVITLAKTLGGGLPLSAVISKTDIVESVHEGGLGTTFGGNPVSLVAGMETVKIAQENLDHANEMGEVIQKRFDEWYDKYEFIGDTRGLGMMRAIELVKDRSSKEPAKGLRSEILAECHKNGLIVIGAGPHKNVIRFLPAINIDEEILDKGLDIIEDALQEVS